The genomic region TAAAATTGTTGATAACTTCAATTTAGACGCTCCAAAAACAAAAGAATTCAAAACAACATTAACTAACTTAGAATTACCTAAAAAAGTATTAGTTGTGACAAATGGTGAAGATCTTAACGTAGAATTATCTGCACGTAATATCCCAGGTGTTCAAATCTCAACACCAGAAGGTTTAAACGTATTAGATATCACAAACGCAACTAGTATCTTAATTACTGAAGAAGCAGCTAAAAAAGTTGAGGAGGTGCTCGGATAATGGAAGCTAGAGATATTCTAAAGCGCCCCGTAATTACTGAAAAATCATCTGAAGCAATGGCTGAGGATAAATATACTTTCGAAGTTGACGTTCGTGCGAACAAAACTGAAGTTAAAAAAGCAGTTGAAGAAATCTTTGAAGTTAAAGTTTCAAATGTAAACATCATTAACTATAAACCAAAGAAAAAGCGCATGGGTCGTTATCAAGGTTACACAAACAAACGTCGTAAAGCGA from Staphylococcus felis harbors:
- the rplW gene encoding 50S ribosomal protein L23, which produces MEARDILKRPVITEKSSEAMAEDKYTFEVDVRANKTEVKKAVEEIFEVKVSNVNIINYKPKKKRMGRYQGYTNKRRKAIVTLKEGQIDLFN